The following proteins come from a genomic window of Deinococcota bacterium:
- a CDS encoding esterase has product MNREYHRWHSPSLGRDMELLVFGHAGARVLVFPTSQGRFFEWEGMGMVGALSEHLERGWIQLYCVDSVDSESWYARWKWPGDRAWRQVEYEHYLLREVLPLSARKNGNPFLITTGASFGAYHAANLAFRHAHLVNRLIGLSGIYDIRRWADGHYDDNVYFNNPPDYLANERDPGRLAAMRRQDIILVTGEDDSHRHQNEQLSSLLWSKGVGNALRLWDGWSHDWPYWQKMIRHYIGGSD; this is encoded by the coding sequence ATGAACCGTGAATACCACCGCTGGCACAGCCCCTCACTGGGCCGCGACATGGAGCTGCTCGTCTTTGGTCACGCGGGCGCCCGGGTACTCGTCTTTCCCACCTCGCAGGGGCGCTTTTTCGAGTGGGAGGGCATGGGCATGGTGGGCGCCCTGAGCGAGCACTTGGAGCGCGGCTGGATTCAGCTCTACTGCGTGGACTCGGTGGACAGCGAGAGCTGGTACGCCCGCTGGAAGTGGCCGGGTGATCGGGCTTGGCGCCAGGTGGAGTACGAGCACTACCTCTTGCGCGAGGTCTTGCCGCTGTCGGCCCGGAAAAACGGCAATCCTTTTCTCATCACCACCGGCGCCAGCTTCGGCGCCTACCACGCCGCCAACCTCGCCTTCCGCCACGCTCATCTGGTGAACCGGCTGATCGGCCTCTCGGGCATCTACGACATCAGGCGCTGGGCGGACGGCCACTACGACGACAACGTCTACTTCAACAACCCGCCGGACTACCTGGCGAACGAGCGCGACCCCGGCCGGCTCGCGGCCATGAGGCGCCAGGACATCATCCTGGTGACCGGCGAGGATGATTCCCACCGGCACCAAAACGAGCAGCTGTCGAGCCTGCTCTGGAGCAAGGGCGTCGGCAACGCCCTGCGCCTCTGGGACGGCTGGAGCCACGACTGGCCCTACTGGCAGAAGATGATCCGCCACTACATCGGCGGTTCGGACTAG